Proteins encoded by one window of Arachis ipaensis cultivar K30076 chromosome B04, Araip1.1, whole genome shotgun sequence:
- the LOC107636765 gene encoding uncharacterized protein LOC107636765, whose protein sequence is MDLYDRMTNPMHHLSNFKSRVYLADASNTTRCEAFPTTLTKAAIKWFNNLPPRLVTCFDDLARKFLTRFLIQKDKVKHAPSLVEVKQEIDETLQDYMERFNKACLEIQNLPTNAVTIGFVNGLKEGPFSQTISKRHPTFLYEVQERIEKYINMEENS, encoded by the coding sequence ATGGATCTCTATGACAGAATGACTAACCCAATGCATCATCTTAGCAACTTCAAAAGTCGGGTGTACCTAGCCGACGCCTCTAATACTACTCGTTGTGAAGCCTTCCCGACAACTCTGACCAAAGCTGCGATAAAGTGGTTCAATAACTTACCTCCCAGGTTGGTAACTTGTTTTGATGACCTGGCAAGAAAGTTTCTTACTAGATTCTTAATTCAGAAGGATAAGGTGAAGCATGCCCCAAGTTTGGTAGAAGTTAAACAAGAAATTGATGAGACACTCCAAGATTACATGGAAAGGTTTAACAAAGCATGCTTGGAAATACAAAACTTACCTACTAATGCAGTGACAATAGGATTTGTTAATGGCCTTAAAGAAGGGCCGTTCTCTCAAACCATATCCAAGCGACACCCAACTTTCTTGTACGAAGTACAAGAACGGatagagaagtacatcaacatggaggagaattcaTGA